The Pseudomonadota bacterium genome window below encodes:
- a CDS encoding MotA/TolQ/ExbB proton channel family protein — protein MHAVMQAFSQGGESMCALALILAVGISVFTVRFVVLFFKYNVNAVAFMSQIQKLVAANNIDRALKLCNAAQSAALPRVIRAGLERADGDPGEVEGAIEEAALEVVPLLRKGSRAFLGLAVVSACVGVVGAAIGLNRTFSSSGNAGPELDPTGFAGGVASSMYPLALGFSLAAAFILAHLVQAGVATRIADEIGRYSAKLKNMLAERRRSENGGARLAGERDGA, from the coding sequence ATGCATGCCGTGATGCAGGCGTTCTCGCAGGGAGGAGAGAGCATGTGCGCTCTCGCCCTGATCCTCGCCGTCGGCATCTCCGTCTTCACGGTGCGGTTCGTGGTCCTGTTCTTCAAGTACAACGTCAATGCCGTCGCGTTCATGAGCCAGATCCAGAAGCTGGTCGCGGCGAACAACATCGATCGCGCCCTCAAGCTGTGCAACGCCGCGCAGAGCGCCGCGCTGCCGCGGGTGATCAGGGCCGGGCTCGAGCGGGCCGATGGCGACCCCGGCGAGGTCGAGGGAGCGATCGAGGAGGCGGCGCTCGAGGTCGTGCCGCTCCTCAGGAAGGGCTCGAGGGCGTTCTTGGGTCTGGCGGTCGTTTCGGCGTGCGTCGGGGTGGTCGGGGCCGCGATCGGCCTCAACCGGACGTTTTCGTCTTCCGGGAACGCGGGGCCGGAGCTCGATCCGACGGGATTTGCCGGTGGGGTCGCGTCGAGCATGTACCCGCTGGCCCTGGGATTCTCCCTGGCGGCCGCGTTCATCCTGGCGCACCTCGTCCAGGCGGGGGTGGCGACGCGGATCGCCGACGAGATCGGCCGGTACTCGGCGAAGCTGAAGAACATGCTCGCCGAGCGGCGGCGCTCGGAAAACGGTGGCGCGCGGCTTGCGGGCGAGAGGGACGGCGCATAA